The DNA window tgTTGTATGAATtgctttgggctgggccataaggatgccccccctatctaactctggctgggaatataaggtgtaaaaaacaaaaacaaacagaatttCATAAACTTTCTCAATAACTCTGTTtttaatcaataataataaaattaacagtaacgacaaataaataaatatgacattcgtgataaataaaattctgtggagcaattattaaattaacgcaaattaacagaaaatataattaaattaaatcaaatcaaattaaattaacaaaacattATGTGCAATAATTATTAAAGTATGCATGGGGGATGCATGCATTGCACCCTACTGGCTAGTGGCTGCCTAATATTTATGTGCATGCTGGGCACAAGTAGTCCTTGTCCACCGAAGGATGCTGGACACAGTTTATGTGGAACCATCGTTCACAAATGTCACAGCAAATCTGCAAAATAACcagacaaacaaatgaataaattctTTAAGTGTTTTTCTGACAAGTTTTAAAATCTGTGCCTACTTATACTAGAGCATTGATGTTTACACCTAGACTAATGTTAACACCAAGACTGCATTGCAGAGTGTAATctgatttatcaaaacagtttttatattcattcactctctctctctctcacacacacacacacacaaacatacatatttatgtgtgttttaattgcattattACACAAAGAAAAGTGGAGAGTGACAGGAAATTGTAGGAAGAGAGGGGGGTGAGATGACATGCAACAAGCACCCCTCGAGTTTATAATTTAAAGTTACCCATAGTGTGTCTCCTTCCTCACTACCACAATAATAACAGACACCACTGAGATcatctgcaaaaacaaaaagaggtTAAATATTAACCTAGAAGTCTTTTATAAAACATTGTATACTAACAAATGTTTCTTAAATATTATTTCTACATATGATCTGAAAATGCTGTATTTTATTATGTTAGTTCTTTTTAATTCATGTCTAATTTAAACAGAAAGGGATTATTTATGGCCTTCAAAAAAGAATACACACCAGATTCCTGGAGAAGGGTTGTGGCTATATCCAGCctcattttattaatttgtttctcTGAGGTGTCAAAAGTTAAATTATCCCCACTGAGAATTTTTTCTGCAAACTGAAAAAAAGTTGGATCGGTATAATTTAGAAGCACAGAATAACTAACAGATTAAAATTAAAAGATTTATGTTTACAACTGAGTTGTCATTCAACATTCTTAAAATGAATTTGCAGTTTAAAACATAGCTTAAAAACAATACGAACCTTTAACGCCAGGACACCACAGGAaactgcatctctctggagagAATGAGGAAGGGTGCCGCATGACCACCTTGAACTCATGTAGCCCTTCTGCCTCATGAAGGCCCTGACATACAGAAAGAAATGCTTGTGAAAATGCTGCCATATGATTTAAAAGCACACTAATTAGCTTTTGCTTTTCAGTAAGGCACCAGAGAGAGCTGAATTTACCTTGTGGTCTCCTGGCACCTTCTCAGATCAGCTGCTTTTTCTCCCAAAGGATCCAAAAACAGGCACCTCTTTTCATGTGGATATAGAACCTATGTGTTTGTAAAGTGTGAATATTACAATATTtcaaacattaataaacattatacaTGTGTTACAGAAAGAGCTACTAAACAGTTCCTTTTGGAAATTTTGTATCTTAGGTTACTAAAGATTACTAAAGAATGCTGATATGGTGTTTTTCCAAGCTCAGAAATATAGAAAGACTTAGCCAAATCACTGACTCCCTGTGGAGGCTAACAAAGATATTGTAACTATTTTATTGCAGTACTCACTGCCAAAAAGTCTAAGAAATCAAGATTGTATATTTTCAGCTGATCAGatattattttttcatgttcTTGATTTGCTAGTTCTGTATAAAGATGGATTAAATACCCTTCCATAAATCTAAATGCCATGTTCATTGTAATCTGTTGCACACGTCATAAAGCATTCAAAAGGTGaaaaaacatattaaatattattatcaATACAGTTATCTAATAATGAGATAATATGATTGATGCAAAATACTGTTTGAGAGAGTGTAATTCACAAATGATAATCTTACTGTGAGAATCCAGTGATGACTCTTGTTAAAAAtccccacaatgacatcactTGACATTGGATCCATCTAAgatttcataaaaaaaacatcattattTTTGCCCTCATTGAAGACATAATTACAATTGTTCAATCATGTTCCACTAAGTACCCGCAGTCTGGAGAGTTTGCGATCCCACATTGCTGTCATGGCGTAGGAATCAATGAGagctgctttgtgccctttttcTTTGTTGTATCTCTGCACCAGCAGTCTTAAATATGCATTGATGACCTGTGAATGAAGATGACATGATTAAGAATTCATGTGAGAAAAACAGTGATATTTGGTCTAATACATTGTATTTACGTTGTAAAATTGAAGATGAGTCTTCTCATGGTTTTGATACTCCTGAATGGTTATTGATATTtataaatatcaattaaatatcaaatatttacaaataacTGTTTACATGTAAACAGTTCATAATTGATCATTGATGATATAAATGCATATTATAATAATGGGAAAATACCTCACTCTCCAGTTCCATCTTAGGACCAATTTTAGCAATGTCCCAGGAAAACAATTTATAGGGTCCCACTTTAGAAAATAGAATATGGACATTCTTTCCTGCCCAAGCATCCTGCAGATCTGTGAACAGTATTAGACAATGTTGATGTTACAATTTACTGTGTAAGTTTAAAATTGATCTATGTCAACACATTTTTATCTTATAATCCTTTTACTTTCTATCTTTGTGACAGTTGGTATTTTTTGGTTTGATTTATTTGAACAAATATTGCCTGGAACCGTAGGCAACCTCAGATCCTTACTAACtagaaataatataaaatagtcATCAATACTAAATATCCATCTATCAAAGTCACCGCTTAATGCGAactggggttgtggggggtgcCGGAGCCAAAGAACAAGGGGCACaggtgggaaccaaccctgggcagcaACACACCACAAGGCGCACACACTCAAACAATTGGGGGACCAACGTAGAGTTGCCAATTAACCTATCGTGCAcacctttggactgtgggaggaaaccggagcccctgGCAGAAAcccacgcaaactccacacagaaaggacctacACCCAACCaggggatcaaacccaggacctacTTGCTGTGAGgtagcagcgctaaccactgcaccactgtgccgccCAATATTACAGATCAGTATTAAATAATCACCTTTTTCTGAGGTTGCATTATATGCGTTATACTTTGCTGGTGATGGTGAGGCATGTGGTGCCTGGCAGGTCTCTGATGATGGGGGTGCCTGGGCGGTTTGAGGTAATGGCAAGACTGCTGTTGGTGCTCCCTGGGGTGGCGGTGGTGCTTCATCAGTTGGTTGTACCTGGCAGGTCTCTGATGATGGTGGTGCCTGGGCAGCTTGGGGCAATGGCAAGACTGCTGTTGGTGCTCCCTGGGGTGGCGGTGGTGCTTCATCAGTTGGTTGTACCTGGCAGGTCTCTGATGATGGTGGTGCCTGGGCAGCTTGGGGCAATGGCAAGACTGCTGTTGGTGCTCCCTGGGGTGGCGGTGGTGCTTCATCAGTTGGTTGTACCTGGCAGGTCTCTGATGATGGTGCCAGGGGGGGTGGTGATGCTGCTTTGGCAGCAGGTGCAAAGCATATAACAGTGGTTGATGTGGACATAGATGTCGATGCTGGGACTGCTGGCGTTTgggctgaaatgtccttctttatGATCTGAGATGGAATGTGACGATCGCCTTTAATCATTAATTTTAAATGGTCAGTGTTTACTTTTTTGTGAACAGTTCCATTTTCTCCTTGTATGTCTGCACTTTTCCCCTCCAGTGCCAAAATCATATAAGGGCCCAGAAAATTTGGCTCCAGTTTGCCCCCCTTCCTTTGTTCACTTCTCTTGTTCTGCCTCCACACCTGGTCCCCAACTTTTAAGTCTGCTTTGGGAGCACCCAATTTGAGTCTCCGCTGGGTGCGCTCCTGCTGTTTCCTCACATTTTCCTGCATGATATCTCTGATAGAATCAAGTTTCTTAATGTCCTCACAGACCGCTTCCTCAGCCATGATGGCCTCCACACTACTGTCAACCTGTGAACAGGAAAGTGATTGTCCTAAAGGTGTAAGATATATACAAATTTGAaaacacactcatacacacacaaaaacaaacacacagacatagacagacagacggatggACAGACACACTTTACTGACCAAGTAATCCTGTGGCACTTCTGAGGGATACCGAGCTTCTCTcccaaacattaaaaaataaggGGAGTACTTGGTGGTAACCTGGGTTTTGGTTCGAAGCCCAAACATCACTGCATCCAAGTACTCATCCCAGGTTTCCAGTCTTTCCCCAACAAGCTTTCCAAGTGCTCTAAAAACATATAATAGGCATCACTATGGcaaaataatatacattttacatttatattaacaATGTATTACAtctattaataatataatatatattaataatggCATACGTTATGAATATAACATATCATCATATATgttaatatgtaatatgtaagTGCTATCTacaaagacaaaataaattttcatGCAAAAGCATACATTTGGTGCCACCACTCATGACGCATGTTCCTTACCTTTGGATAGTCCCATTCAATCTTTCCACTAAGCCATTGGTTTGGGGGTGATAAGGGGAGCACAGGCTTCGTTTTATGCCAAGTCTGGCACACAAACCATTATTTATCTTTGAATGAAAATATGGAAAGGCACGTTAGTCCCTGgacaaacactgcaaaaaaactGTATATCAGAAAcacatgaaaatgtcaataaaatgacaaagactGACTAAATTTATCTGTCTGATGCAAAATAACAAATAAGACAGAAATGTTGTAATGAGTTGGTAATTTTCTATTATTTACATACATATACTTACCGAATTAACAAATTCTTTCCCCTGATCGGTGAGGATTCTTTTTGGAGCCTCAAACTGATAGAAGAATCGGAGGATGCACTCTGCTACTTCTTCTGCCCGCTTTGAGGTTAAGGGGTAAGCTTGTGGCCATTTGGTCAAGTAGTCCACCATAACGCAGATGTACTTATTCCCCCTTTTGGTGACTGTCAATGGCCCTATTAGGTCCATTCCCACCAATTCAAATGGGTGTGTAACCTTAAAAATAAGTTATGTGACACTCATTTAACAGTTCAAAGTTTTAGCTGTTTTGTTTCTGGCCTACACAACAAgtcaattacattttaaattgtatgaatgcaatgttttatgaatgacTGATACCTTTATAGGAGTGTACTTCACCTCCTGTTTAATAACCCGCTGTGCAGCTTGGCAGGCTACACATTCTGAAACCTGTATGAAACATATATAATTAAAACTTATTTatcagttttttaaaaataggaATAGCTAAAAATAATGGTTGTTGTATAATATACGTAAGTATACATGGTCAAAA is part of the Paramormyrops kingsleyae isolate MSU_618 chromosome 25, PKINGS_0.4, whole genome shotgun sequence genome and encodes:
- the LOC140582885 gene encoding uncharacterized protein; translation: MEPIILSCTKSKGVTYSVGNILTLLIHYKLKRRTVGMDPNVFNNIVAYKRHSKYPEGFSKAEKKDLRRKASGFLFDGDVLYKVSGTKGENKVKVVCGAEEANLIFIEFHSSAVGAHTGQKKTRDAIAKRFFWPGMTADINKWVSECVACQAAQRVIKQEVKYTPIKVTHPFELVGMDLIGPLTVTKRGNKYICVMVDYLTKWPQAYPLTSKRAEEVAECILRFFYQFEAPKRILTDQGKEFVNSINNGLCARLGIKRSLCSPYHPQTNGLVERLNGTIQRALGKLVGERLETWDEYLDAVMFGLRTKTQVTTKYSPYFLMFGREARYPSEVPQDYLVDSSVEAIMAEEAVCEDIKKLDSIRDIMQENVRKQQERTQRRLKLGAPKADLKVGDQVWRQNKRSEQRKGGKLEPNFLGPYMILALEGKSADIQGENGTVHKKVNTDHLKLMIKGDRHIPSQIIKKDISAQTPAVPASTSMSTSTTVICFAPAAKAASPPPLAPSSETCQVQPTDEAPPPPQGAPTAVLPLPQAAQAPPSSETCQVQPTDEAPPPPQGAPTAVLPLPQAAQAPPSSETCQVQPTDEAPPPPQGAPTAVLPLPQTAQAPPSSETCQAPHASPSPAKYNAYNATSEKDLQDAWAGKNVHILFSKVGPYKLFSWDIAKIGPKMELESEVINAYLRLLVQRYNKEKGHKAALIDSYAMTAMWDRKLSRLRMDPMSSDVIVGIFNKSHHWILTVLYPHEKRCLFLDPLGEKAADLRRCQETTRAFMRQKGYMSSRWSCGTLPHSLQRDAVSCGVLALKFAEKILSGDNLTFDTSEKQINKMRLDIATTLLQESDDLSGVCYYCGSEEGDTLWICCDICERWFHINCVQHPSVDKDYLCPACT